In Chloroflexota bacterium, the following proteins share a genomic window:
- a CDS encoding NUDIX hydrolase, translating into MADGRGGDGKGGTDGRRLKTVRDVSAGGVAYRRGPAGIEVVLVGRSEPERWVLPKGTPNRGESLDQTAVREVAEETGIQVRLLRPLHDIQYWFVLHGVRHYKTVHFYLMEAIGGDTSLHDHEYDEAVWFPIGEAERRLSFTNERNVVARALAALVELGQTTDLSGSRDTSAAS; encoded by the coding sequence GTGGCGGACGGGCGCGGGGGCGACGGCAAAGGCGGGACGGATGGACGGCGGCTCAAGACCGTCCGGGATGTCTCGGCTGGCGGCGTCGCCTATCGACGGGGGCCGGCGGGCATCGAGGTGGTGCTGGTCGGGCGCTCCGAGCCGGAGCGCTGGGTGCTGCCGAAGGGGACGCCGAACCGGGGCGAGTCGCTCGATCAGACGGCGGTCCGCGAGGTGGCCGAGGAGACGGGTATCCAGGTCCGGCTGCTTCGCCCGCTCCACGACATTCAGTACTGGTTCGTGCTGCACGGCGTTCGTCACTATAAGACGGTCCACTTCTACTTGATGGAAGCGATTGGCGGGGACACGTCCCTGCACGACCACGAGTACGACGAGGCCGTCTGGTTCCCGATTGGCGAGGCCGAGCGCCGCCTCTCGTTCACCAATGAGCGGAACGTGGTGGCGCGAGCGCTGGCCGCCCTGGTGGAGCTGGGGCAGACGACCGACCTGAGCGGCTCACGGGATACGTCGGCGGCCTCGTGA